GGCAGCAACTTCGCTGTCTGGGGGGAGTCGCAGGGCGGGCATGCCGCGTTGTGGACCGCGACCGCGGCGCGTTCCTATGCCCCCGACCTGACGCTCGTCGCCACCGCGGCCGCAGCACCGCCGACCGATCTGGCTGCCAATCTGCGCGAAGCGAGCGACAAGAATGCGCGTGCGTTGCTGCTGTCCTTCGCGCTGCATAGCTGGGCGACGCTCTATAGCTTCCCGCTCGACGGCGTCGCAAACCGCACCAATCAGGGTATCATCCATAGGCTGGCCGAAAACAATTGCGTCAGCCTCAACAAGAAGCCGAAGCTCGGTACGATCCTCGGCATCCTCACGATCGCGCGCGCGACGCGGAACAAGGACATCGGCAAGATCGAACCCTTCGCCTCCTTTGCGCGCGCCAACAGTGTCGATCCGGCGCGCGTCCCGGGGCCGCTTTTGATTGCGCAGAGCAGCAAGGATACCATCGTTTCGTCTGCGGTGACGCAAAAGTTCGCAAAGGCGGCCTGCAAGCGCGGCACGCCCACGCGCTGGATCGACATGATCGGCGATCATGGCGCGAGCGCGAAGGACAGTGCACAGGAAACGATCGGCTGGATCACCTCGCGCTTCGACGGCAATGCGCCGCCGAACGATTGCCGGCGGATCTAGGCTATCGGAAAGTTTCCGCATCGCCCCTTTTAAGCCAAGTTGAAGCGTCTCTGCGGAACAGGGTGAGGATTGAAATGACGGTCACACTTGCGGCGACGAATCCTGCGATTGCAATGCTATCCGGCATGTGAGGAGGTCTGATACGCCAAATCATAATATAAGACGCTAGGGCGCCACTCCCCGCGACGAACGTGTATAAGCGCTTTGCGATATCGCTCGCGCGATGGGCAATATACTCTGAAAAGAGAAATGTGATCGCGAACGACAGTAGACCGCCTACTACTGGAACGACCGTTCTTAAAGCTCCATTCATTATGTACATGATCGCAGGATCGATCATTGCCAGTGCCGTGAAGGCAAGCAACACGTCCACAAAAAGCGTAAGTGGAAGGGCCCAAATAAGCCATTCGAAGATGTAGATCGATTTGGGCCTGTTGGCGTAGAGCGTATCACGACGGCGCATAATTTTCCTCTGGGATCGTTCCTCAATCCACCCAGTCGAGTCCCATGTCGCGATAGACGCTGCGGTCTTCGTCCCAGTTTTCCTTGACCTTGACGTGCAGGAACAGGTGGACCTTGCGGCCCATGAGTTCGGTCAGTTCGGCGCGGGCGCGGGCGCCGATTTCCTTGATCCGGCTGCCGCCCTTGCCGAGGACGATCGCGCGCTGGTTGTCGCGCGCGACGTAGATTTGCTGGTGAATTTCGGCGCTGCCGTCGGG
The Sphingopyxis macrogoltabida genome window above contains:
- a CDS encoding lipase family protein; the protein is MRRLFAGLLAVFALCALPAAAQPSRYLISAQPMAEAPAGVQAWRVQYWTTNGSGARFAVTGIVAAPMEAIPPRPRRVIAWTHGAWGVAEKCAPSLSPNFFDYSAGMDAVRNGYVVVAPDYIGLASPTMHPFLVGTDTANAVLDAVRAAREIPGAAAGSNFAVWGESQGGHAALWTATAARSYAPDLTLVATAAAAPPTDLAANLREASDKNARALLLSFALHSWATLYSFPLDGVANRTNQGIIHRLAENNCVSLNKKPKLGTILGILTIARATRNKDIGKIEPFASFARANSVDPARVPGPLLIAQSSKDTIVSSAVTQKFAKAACKRGTPTRWIDMIGDHGASAKDSAQETIGWITSRFDGNAPPNDCRRI